A section of the Lineus longissimus chromosome 1, tnLinLong1.2, whole genome shotgun sequence genome encodes:
- the LOC135484434 gene encoding uncharacterized protein LOC135484434 yields the protein MDTFEISLLIGADHYWNIVGNHNVRGKGPIAVSSKLGYLLSGPNPTVTTSVFSTNVMNASVATQLEKFWDIESTGITDKTTTKDNTYEDYTETHLRKEDNRLYSQVTMERGPSTTHNKLQPNLEKAFLHIGLDESDQQWTKFLWLSDPDDPESPFIVFQFKAVLFGAVCSPFIQNATVKHHLEMNASPVSQDISKNTYVDNIISGAKTEEDLVNYYREANMLTKDAGFNLREWATNSVELPNIAQNENRPNSDPETNVLGITWNTNTDELAYPDKRARSTDNDKTLTKRECLKITAGIYDPLGFLAPTHIRAKMFIQKLWRENLQWDEPMSEELHNEWINLNQDLLAVTDITVPRPYFSSMQTDAPYQLHVFCDASAGAYGCVVYLRQVNTNTVSIVLSKARVTSVKTLTIPHAELMAALLRARLLNFVTNSLKKQLAIKESMLWLDSQIVLHWLSSDKKMTCFVHNRITEIKACDVITEFRYCPTDDNPSDLVSRGVSAENLSKNNLWWTGPDWLKTGDWSTCEIGQPDVQTVLAAIANEEAINTVNVNNVACQPAAPCGIMHILDSERYSSLRRLLRISALVLRFINNLKSKKENRLHPELNASEKNEAEQRWIRDTQTYYYREEMKNLKMKAEKLGTLARQLRLFIDNDGILRVDGRLHNAPMQYTMKFPILIPPKSRLATLIILDCYAKQTTQDYNPQPLIFDTDIGSHRSASL from the exons ATGGATACATTCGAAATCTCCCTACTCATTGGAGCCGATCATTATTGGAATATCGTGGGAAATCACAATGTTCGGGGCAAGGGCCCTATTGCTGTGTCATCCAAGCTTGGATATTTGCTATCAGGTCCAAACCCCACAGTTACCACTTCAGTGTTTTCCACGAATGTCATGAACGCATCAGTCGCCACCCAACTCGAGAAATTCTGGGACATTGAAAGCACTGGAATAACGGACAAGACCACGACAAAGGACAATACGTATGAGGATTACACCGAAACCCATTTGCGCAAGGAAGACAATCGTTTATATTCCCAAGTTACCATGGAGAGAGGACCATCCACCACTCACAACAAACTACAAC CAAATCTGGAGAAGGCCTTTCTACACATCGGATTGGACGAAAGCGACCAGCAGTGGACGAAATTTCTATGGCTCAGCGATCCAGATGACCCCGAATCTCCCTTCATCGTTTTCCAATTCAAAGCTGTACTGTTTGGAGCAGTCTGCTCACCGTTCATACAGAACGCAACTGTTAAGCACCATCTAGAGATGAACGCGAGCCCCGTATCGCAGGACATTAGCAAGAATACATACGTTGACAACATTATCAGCGGGGCAAAAACGGAGGAGGATTTAGTGAATTACTATCGCGAGGCAAACATGCTCACTAAAGACGCTGGATTCAACTTACGAGAATGGGCTACAAACTCAGTGGAACTACCTAACATTGCACAAAACGAAAACCGTCCTAACTCCGATCCGGAAACCAATGTATTGGGGATTACTTGGAATACCAATACGGACGAATTAGCATATCCAGACAAACGCGCACGCTCCACGGACAATGataaaacattgacaaaacgCGAGTGTCTAAAGATTACTGCCGGGATTTACGACCCCCTAGGATTCTTGGCTCCGACGCACATTCGTGCGAAAATGTTCATCCAAAAACTTTGGCGCGAAAATCTTCAGTGGGATGAACCCATGTCTGAAGAGCTGCACAACGAATGGATTAATCTTAATCAGGATCTGTTGGCCGTAACTGACATTACTGTACCAAGGCCATACTTCAGCTCCATGCAAACTGACGCACCATACCAACTGCACGTGTTTTGTGATGCCAGTGCCGGAGCTTACGGATGCGTTGTTTACCTACGTCAAGTCAACACAAACACTGTGTCCATTGTTTTGTCAAAGGCCAGGGTGACATCTGTTAAAACACTAACAATTCCACACGCAGAACTTATGGCAGCCTTACTACGCGCACGACTGTTAAACTTCGTCACCAACAGTTTAAAGAAACAACTGGCTATAAAAGAGTCAATGTTATGGTTAGACAGCCAGATCGTGTTACATTGGCTCAGCAGCGACAAAAAAATGACATGTTTTGTACACAACCGAATCACGGAAATCAaagcttgtgacgtcatcaccgaaTTCCGGTACTGCCCCACTGATGACAACCCCTCAGACCTGGTCTCACGTGGAGTATCTGCTGAGAACCTCTCTAAAAACAATCTGTGGTGGACCGGACCGGATTGGCTGAAAACCGGAGATTGGTCAACGTGCGAAATAGGTCAACCTGATGTGCAAACTGTACTTGCTGCTATTGCCAACGAGGAAGCAATTAACACtgtaaatgtcaacaatgtCGCGTGCCAGCCTGCTGCGCCCTGTGGGATAATGCACATTCTTGACTCTGAGCGATATAGTTCTTTGCGGCGGCTTTTACGCATCAGCGCTCTCGTGCTGCGATTCATTAACAACCTCAAAAGTAAGAAGGAAAATCGCCTACACCCGGAGTTAAATGCCAGTGAAAAAAATGAGGCGGAACAAAGATGGATCAGAGACACTCAAACATATTACTACAGAGAGGAAATGAagaatctgaaaatgaaagcAGAAAAACTGGGAACCCTAGCGCGTCAATTACGGCTCTTCATTGACAATGATGGCATTTTGAGAGTTGATGGCCGACTCCATAATGCGCCCATGCAATACACCATGAAGTTTCCCATCTTGATTCCACCGAAAAGCCGACTCGCAACTCTTATCATTCTTGACTGCTACGCCAAACAAACCACTCAGGACTACAATCCACAACCACTTATATTCGACACAGATATTGGATCACACAGATCCGCGTCACTGTGA
- the LOC135484496 gene encoding uncharacterized protein LOC135484496: MNAGCGSRPCTFFQLARVYALGNNGRWIPTVAFLDSASEITIIDKSLAKDLGLKGKSKQLTVKTLNAETTEMSQTVTMQLKPVNDPDGNSIRVEEAWVVGDSHFQCPSQRVSADWEHLNGLGLSDIDSSEVKLLIGINVARAHLQFDTRIGEDTQPSAVKTPLGWTLLGTSDQATSLSANVNIINAKDAKLKEEIERFWRSESFGVRHAEESSLSIEDRKAIQILEETTRLVNGHYEIGMLWRDSESPLPDNKSIASKRHYLLEKKLNRDEDVKRLYTETLEGYVSKGFARKLSEEEAVHRSPKTWYIPHHGMTNVNKPGKIRVVFDAAATCQGISLNDTLMTGPDLLNSLFGVLQRFRVYKIAISADIEAMFHQVRVPSHDADALRFLWKGDTFSMGVHIFGAKDSPTCANYALKRCAMDNIHKYSQEAAETVLKSFYVDDLAKPIHGVQAAIGLAQEVTNICAEGGFRICKWLSNSLEFLESIEESEHTINPPASPHMGGAWESLVKSVKRAMNSVLPKQNATDSVLRTVLVEVESVINSRPLTHNSDDQADYTALTPNHFLIGRAVVVSPPDVVSPSEINSWRWWRRVQVIADHVCKRWLREYLPMLTVRRKWLKEERNLAEGDLVIVRENNLLRGSWEMARVVETYPGNDGRVRSVMVKTPKATYVRPVARIALLEENISG; this comes from the coding sequence ATGAATGCTGGATGCGGGAGTAGACCTTGTACATTCTTCCAGCTGGCGAGGGTCTATGCCTTGGGAAACAACGGTCGATGGATACCAACCGTAGCGTTCTTGGATTCAGCCAGTGAGATCACCATCATCGACAAGTCATTGGCCAAGGACCTTGGTTTGAAGGGGAAGTCCAAGCAGCTTACTGTAAAGACACTCAATGCGGAAACGACAGAGATGAGTCAAACCGTCACGATGCAGCTGAAACCAGTCAACGATCCTGATGGGAATAGCATCCGAGTAGAAGAAGCATGGGTTGTTGGAGACAGTCACTTCCAGTGTCCATCACAACGAGTATCTGCAGATTGGGAACACCTCAACGGTCTTGGTTTGTCAGAcatcgactcaagcgaagtaaAGCTACTCATCGGTATCAACGTTGCTAGAGCACATCTTCAGTTTGACACTCGGATAGGAGAGGATACACAGCCTAGCGCGGTCAAGACCCCACTTGGTTGGACTCTGCTTGGAACCTCCGATCAAGCCACGTCATTATCTGCCAATGTCAATATCATCAACGCCAAGGACGCTAAACTAAAGGAAGAGATTGAACGGTTCTGGCGGTCAGAATCATTTGGAGTCCGACATGCTGAGGAGTCTTCACTCTCAATTGAAGACAGAAAGGCGATACAGATACTGGAGGAAACAACTCGATTGGTAAATGGTCACTACGAGATTGGCATGCTCTGGCGCGACTCGGAATCTCCGCTGCCTGACAATAAGTCTATCGCGAGTAAAAGACACTATCTTTTGGAGAAAAAACTGAATCGAGATGAAGATGTCAAGCGTCTCTACACAGAAACACTCGAGGGCTATGTCAGTAAAGGTTTTGCGAGGAAGCTGTCAGAGGAGGAGGCCGTACATCGCTCACCAAAGACATGGTACATCCCCCACCACGGGATGACAAACGTCAATAAGCCTGGGAAAATCCGTGTGGTTTTCGACGCTGCTGCCACCTGCCAGGGAATATCGCTCAATGACACTCTGATGACTGGTCCAGACCTACTTAATAGTTTATTTGGCGTATTGCAACGATTCAGAGTCTACAAAATAGCCATATCAGCAGATATAGAGGCAATGTTCCACCAAGTACGAGTACCGAGTCATGATGCAGACGCTCTTCGATTTCTATGGAAAGGAGACACATTTTCCATGGGAGTTCACATTTTTGGGGCGAAGGACAGTCCGACATGCGCCAATTATGCACTGAAGCGATGTGCCATGGACAATATCCACAAATATAGTCAAGAAGCTGCAGAAACCGTTCTCAAATCCTTCTATGTTGATGACCTGGCAAAACCGATACATGGAGTCCAAGCTGCGATTGGTCTAGCACAGGAGGTCACCAACATATGTGCTGAGGGAGGCTTCAGAATCTGCAAATGGTTGTCCAATAGCCTAGAGTTTCTCGAAAGCATTGAGGAATCTGAACATACCATCAATCCACCAGCCAGCCCGCACATGGGTGGAGCATGGGAAAGCTTGGTCAAGTCCGTGAAGAGAGCCATGAACTCCGTCCTTCCGAAGCAGAACGCCACAGACTCCGTCCTACGTACAGTACTCGTGGAGGTTGAGTCGGTCATCAATAGCCGACCGCTTACACATAATAGCGATGATCAAGCAGACTATACGGCGTTGACACCCAACCATTTCCTGATCGGCCGGGCCGTTGTCGTTTCACCTCCAGATGTCGTCTCACCATCAGAAATCAACAGTTGGAGATGGTGGCGTCGTGTGCAGGTCATTGCTGATCACGTTTGCAAGAGATGGCTTCGCGAGTATCTACCAATGCTGACAGTACGAAGGAAATGGTTAAAGGAGGAACGAAACCTGGCTGAAGGCGACTTGGTGATTGTCCGTGAGAACAACCTACTCCGAGGATCATGGGAGATGGCGAGAGTCGTCGAGACCTACCCTGGCAACGATGGAAGAGTCCGTTCGGTGATGGTCAAGACACCAAAAGCAACCTACGTGCGCCCAGTTGCGAGGATTGCGCTACTTGAGGAAAACATTTCAGGCTGA